gacagaccctcagataagtggaataggctcagtactcagagaatgttccccagacaatcacctaatttttgacaaaggagcaaaaaaacctaagtggagcagaaaaagcctcttcaacaggtggtgttgcagaactggttagtcacttgcaaaaaagtgaacatagactcccagttaacatcaggcacgaaggtaaaatccaaataaattaaagatcttgatatcagacctgataccataaggtatatagaacaacatgtagttaAAACACTTTACAAAaatgagactaaaggtatcttcataaaggaaaatttccaaataagtggaagcagaaataaacagatggaaatacattaagatgagtagcttcttcacctcaaaggaaatagtgcccaggatacaagagccacccaccgtgtgggagaaactattcacccaatatccatcagataaggagctaatatctaaaatatacagggcactgacagaattttacaagaaaaaaaatctaatcccatcaaaaaatggggagaagaaatgaacagacactttgataaaaaaagaaatacaaatggtcaaaaggcacatgaaaatatgctcctcatcactaatcatcagggagatgcaaatcaaaacaactatgagatactatctcacaccacagagattagagattagcacacatcataaagaatgagaacaatcagtgctggcggagatgtggagagaaaggaactctttttcactgctggtgggaatgccatctagtccaatctgtatggaaagcgatatgagattcctccaaaaactggaaattgagttcccattcaatccagctataccactcctagggatacaccctaggaacacaagaatacaatacaaaaatcccttcttcacacctatatttactgcagcactattcataatagccagattctggaaacaaccaagatgcccttcaacagatgaatggctaaagaaactgtggtacatatacacaatggaatattatgcagcagtcaggagagataaagtcatgaaattttcctatacatgatgtacatggaatctatcatgctgagtgaaataagtcagagggagagagatagacgcagaatagtctcactcatctatgggttttaagaaaaatgaaagacatttttacaaaaatCCTCAGAggcaaaaagaggagggctggaacttctagctcacttcatgaagctcactacaaagagtgatgagtgcagttagagaaataaatacactaagaactatcataaccatgtgaatgaatgagggaagtggaaagcctgtctagagtacaggtgggggtggggtgggattgagggagacttggaacattggtggtgggaatgttccactggttaaggggggtgttctttacatgactgaaacctaatcacaattatgttttaatcaaggtgtttaaataaagatattataaaaaaagaagtcattacACAGAAGGAGGAATGGCTGCACTCATATCAGGGTATGCTGAATTATTAGtaggtttctcttttctttcattgattCATCACTCTATCTTTCATGGTATTTATATctaataaattattgttaaacAAATGCTTGCAGGTTAAGCAACTATTAATCAATGGCAATTTAAGTAACATCCTGAAAATAATCTGCCAATATTTTCCTACTTTCTATATTAGGTGTTATTTACCCCAAAGTGATTAATAACTAAAACCTTTCACTTACTTTCCAATAGCATTAATTTAAGATTATAAATTCCAACATCTTTCTTTCCAGATTTTCTCCATTTACAGAAACTTTGTGGAGTATAATAAATTCAGAAATAGAGATATCTTCCTgagctttaatttaaaaaaaaaactaaagtaattgaggccagagtgagagcataatgggtgtgcatttgccttgcatacacaccTGAcgtgggtttcatccctggcatcccatatgatcccccaaaactgccagccATGACTACATACACCTCCAAGTGTGATCCATAAAGTGAGAAATTAGAGAAAGAGGGAAATTGAAAAAGCTATCTTGTATGGTGATAATAATTCCAACACAATAGAAAATAGAACCAGGAGGACAGGAccatggtaggaagattgccacaaatagcaggacaGTGCAGTTctggcagaaaaaaaaaccactaaaacAATGATAGTTTTTGTCCTTTGAACTAGGTGCTGAATTATGATATACACGATACCCTTTCACTAACACTAtttcaaaccagtgtctaaaagataaagaagagagaaaggaaagagatacaagaaaaatgtctgtcatagaggtaggcagggaaggggggaaggtgagagaaaaactgggaatattggttgCATAAATTTGCACTGGctaagggtgttgtacattgtacgaCTGATATTCAATCAtaagaactttgtaactgtgtatttcatgatgattcaattagtgaatttattttattaaaagtagaGCTATCTTATCAATCTCCTCCTTAAGGTGGATCTGTGAACTTTATTATGAGTCTTTGTATTAAACAAAATTTCTGTATATTCATGGCTAATATATTTTTGATCATAAAAGATTCTTCCTCTTTATGTCTGATATAAAGATGCAGATAACATGTCCTATTATTCCTCCTGCTGGTATCTGATGTGCTATGCACCTTGTGTGTGGAGTAGGGTTGAATGCCTGGATCTCAGTAACAATTCATCATCAGTATTGGGGTGGTAGCAGTAAAATCTAGCGCCCAGTCCTAGAAGTTTCCTAAAACTTTAATGCTCAATGACAACATAATGACACCTTGAATAATGCTTTGCCTCAAGAGAATCTATGAGCCATGTCACACTTACTAGAATGTGTATGGGAGGGAGGACTTTGTAGGATGTAATGTGAAATAAGCCAACCATCCTTTTCTTGAAGTTTTCAACTTTGAAAAGTGAGCTTGTGCCCAAAGATAGCTCCCAACTCATCATTATAGATTCATTAAAaccacaaacatgctagctaagtCCCATTCAAcactaaaaactatttttgtgaTGCGGTGtttcttcaaatatattaaaaatatgttacaTTTTATTTGATGATCTTTCAAATgactaatattaatttttctatccCTTGTGCAGCATAAGGGGTAGCATGAAGCAAACTAACTGAATACCAAAGTATCCTCAACTGCAATGAGACTCCGCACATGCTCTACTGGGTTGATAAAGGCAGAAAGTAGAGTAGCTCCCTGACGAACCGAAGGAACTGTTGATTGTCTGTTGCTTGGATATAAGTGtcccaaaggaaagaaaattgggaGCCTGGAGATTTATTAAACCTGATTGCACTTGAAACACCAACCCTACAGGTAGTTTTCTGCAGGCTCTGAGCCCTGAGGCTCAGGGAAGGAAGGACATGTCTGCACAAGCACGGAGTACATTTTCTATGAAAGAATTCACAAGACTGTGCAGTTATGTCAATGAAAGTGCTCACCACTCCCTTGCTCCAATACTGCGTGACCTCCAAAGTGGccaattattaaaattaactCAAAGTAGTAAATTAACTTAAATAAATCCAAATATCTTTGATAATATGTCATTGGTTCATGGTTGCAAGTTAAATGTTTTacttattacttcttttttttttctatttgttggtACTTCTTAAAGTTTCCTTCTTGAGAGATCACATTTTTAAGGCCCTGAGAAATGTGGTCTTATGGCAATTCTGATGAGTCACAGGTGGAAAATACTTCATCTATCTACCTCTTGTTTTTAAAGATGGAGTACAAATGCCACTAGGATGGTGACTGTatttaaaatcaaaactaaagataaataaaaaaatatatattcacctatttatttcctaaaataatttttaaaattattatttggggggtatAATAATAAGCTTTTTAAAATCAGTAATCCAGAGCATTTTTTCCACATAAGGACTAAGTTATATaagtgtttttattgttgttttgctttaatttgggggccactcccagcagcgctcaagggttactcctcgctttgcactcagaaatcactcctggcagactttggggaccaaatgggatgctgggaatcaaacctgggtcagtcctggtcgactacgtgcaaggcaaaagccctaccactgaatTAACTCTCTATTCCACTACATAAGTTTCTTggttaaaatttcaaaatacttttgTAAAACTTATTGTAGatcaaaggagaaaagaaatggacaagaTGTTTCAGTCATGATTGGATCATTGTGACTCATTTATACATACCATAATTATTAGGGGCAAGGGAAGGCATAGATGGCCCACTAGAGTTGACACTAAAGCAACATAGATAAGTCTCCATTTTGTTTACCTTCAATAATCTATTTCCTATCAAGGGACAAATTCTCAGGATTCTCATTTTCTGTCTGGACCCTCTGGGAGATTAGGGACATAGACGACTCATGTCTAGAATACACTAATGGCCCCTGTGGGTGAGAAATTGCATCAGATCTGGGCCAGTTATGGACCCAACCACAGAGTCCCTTTCCTGTCGCCTCTGAAGGCTGCTCTGGGCTCTCATTGCCATAGCTCTTCCCCTCAAATAGGGGCTCATGAGCAAAGAACAACAGAAGACAACACCTGCTCCCCCACTGGGGGATCCATGCTGATGGGCAGCACCAAAGTGAGCCCTGGACCCATACTGGGCCCCAGTCACTCCCTAGCTGTCTGCATCTGCTCTGTCCTGGTTGGAGTGACACCTAGCAGCACTAGAGTGACAGTGTGAGTAGACTGTGGGTTTGGAAACATGAGTCTTATGCCTACTTTCTGGGGTTAGGATCTGAAGTGATAAGCCATATAGGGGATTAAGGTGGGGAGAAAAACACATAGAATGATGCAAAGAAACTGAGCATGAGCAACACTTTCTCCCTGAGAAGGACAGGGAGAAAGACGGACGTGCCAATACAGTATCCACAGACATTATGACTAGTGCTACTCTTAGGGCAAAGGGAAACACTGGccagaaaaaaatgttcctaagagatagctctgaaaaaaaaaacacagaacagCAACAGTCAGAATACAAATAATATGTCTTGTTCCCACCAGTCTGGAGCAGCTGCATGAAGTAACCATTTTCCTCACTCCAGCCTGAGAACATCTTCAAGAGGAGGCTGAACTCAAGTTTGAGCCTGATGCAAATGCATGTTCCTTTACACAGTTCACTCGACTCATCTCCTTGTTCTCACTTCTCTCTGTTTCCTAGAATTTACAAATGTGAACCAAAAAGCATGCTGTGCAGATCTCTGTGGTACTATGCAATTGCAAAATTAACTCAGTGCTTTCCCtcctaactttatatttttatcttcatttaatttcccttgttttttggttattttctgAAGTgttcatgatgatgatgatgatgcaaaatatttttaagatggaGCAAAATGAAGAAGATATACAAAGAGGCTCAGAATAGAAAAATTtggacaaaaatataataaatattttattaaatgacatAAATCAATGTATATGGATTCTTAGTACATGCAAAAATCTTGCATATCAGTTACTATTTAATTGTGAAATAATCACACAAAAGTATAAAAGTATAGGAGTATAAATTTTATCTCGTTTTTAGAGGTAAGTCTTTAAAATAGTTAACACTACATTGTGTATAATTCATTTTTTGTCACATCTAGTgtagctcaggggtaactcctgacctGAAATTAGGACTTagtcctggtggcacttgggacaccatatgagatgatgccagagattgaacctggatgctgtgctattgctttggtccctaaatttgatattttaaataatttacatattctatttctgagaaaaatagtataaaatcacAATATGAAGTGCTTTAGTTTCctctttattaaatttaatggTATTTAGGAGGATATGAGGTGTGAAGACATACATACTTAAATTGGTTTGATATTGGACTAATCCAGTTCATACATTGTCACTGTTTGTGACATGTAATTTCTGCATTGAGAATAAGAGAATGAGCATCCTTGTCTCTCTTTCTGGGTGATTGAGGACAAACAGGAAAGATACAGATAACCACCTGTCCACTGCAGGTGACATCACCTGTGACATGATTAGTGTTGAAATTCATCATCAGGTGCAGGGATGGATGGAGCCAATGGCAGCACCCAGGGACATTTCATCCTTTTGGGGTTTTCTGACCGTCCTCATTTGGAAAGGATCCTCTTTGTGGTCATTTTGGTTGCTTATCTTCTGACCCTTGTGGGCAACAGCACCATTATCCTGGTGTCCCGGCTGGACCCACATCTCCAGacacccatgtacttcttcctcacCCACCTGtccttcctggatctctgcttcACCACCAGCTCCATCCCGCAGCTGCTCTATAATCTCCACGGAAATGACAAGACCATCAGCTACATAGGCTGTGCCATCCAGCTCTTCCTCTTCCTGGGCTTGGGTGGTGTGGAGTGCCTGCTGCTGGCAGTCATGGCCTATGACCGCTTTGTGGCAGTGTGCAAGCCCCTGCACTACATGGTGATCATGAACCCACGGCTCTGCCTGGGCTTGGTGTTGGTGGCCTGGGGCTTAGGGGCGGCCAACTCCTTGGCCATGTCACCAGTTACCCTGCACCTTCCCCGCTGTGGGCACTGGACTGTTGATCACTTTCTGTGTGAGATGCCAGCTCTCATTCGCATATCATGTGTCAACACAGCAGCTGTTGAAGGTACTGTCTTTGTCCTGGCAGTGATCATCGTGTTGACACCTCTGATTTTTATCCTCATCTCCTATGGCTGCATCGTGAGGGCCGTGTTGCAACTTCGATCAGGATCAGGCTTGAAGAAAGTCTTCAACACCTGTGGCTCCCACCTCACAGTGGTCTCGCTTTTCTATGGAAACATCATCTACATGTACATGCAGCCTGGAAATGCCTCATCCCAGGACCAGGGCAAGTTCCTCACCCTCTTCTACAACATCGTCACTCCACTCCTGAACCCCCTGATCTACACGCTAAGGAACAAGGAAGTGAAAGGAGCTCTAAGGAGACTTCTCTTGCGTGACAGAGAGACAGGAAAGGGATGAAGGTGAATGAAGAGGTGCATCTCCATTGAGCTGCAACAGTATATGAAAGGTTGGATTATTGCCAATGACTTGTTATTCCAGCATTGAGGTTTTGCCCTGTGCTTTGATAGACTGTGTAATATCTAACATTTTGTCTTCATGATGTCATTTGACTACACCTATCCTCCTCCATCTCTGGGTGGCAGTTATAGACATTCCAGGTGAGGCATGCATACTAGAGAAGTCCTCAGTCTTACCAGAGTGCCAAGCAATAGTTAACTTCGCTAGTTTTTCCTTACTCATTTTTCTACTCCATTACTTTCTGAGTACTGAGTGCAGATGatatattggggatcaaattccCTTGATCTCAATATGCCTAAAATAAGAACTAGTTTCATCTAACTAATAataatcattatatataatacacataatGCGTCATGGAAACTCTAAAAACCATGGAAGAATCCAATATACATGTCCTTCTGTAGAAGTCCCAGGTGGAAAGGAGAATGTATATTTGTGTGGTAATTTCATTCTGTCACAGAAGAATGGGATGACCAAATTTCTAGAAACTCATATTTTCTGTGCCTTTCCGAAAAACCTCAATAACTCCTTCCATTCCCATAACAAGTATCTCTGAATATCAGAAAAAAAGTTGTTAATTAAAGAGGAAGCTTGACCCAATTGTCTTCAGTTTTTGCTGGTTTCTGCTATATACATGGATATGTACATATTagtaaacttttgtttgtttttcctgtgAATCCTATTTTATTAGAAGGGTCATCAAAGTCAAAatctagaaagaagaaaagaatccaTTTTTCTTCTACAGACTTTGAACTCCCACATATGCTCAGCTGAGAGAACAAAGTATAAATATCTTTCTAACCTATATTAGTAGGAGAAAATGTTTGTAGAGTGAGTTTCTTGGGTATAATAACTAGTGAATGTTTGATAAATTTTTGACTCCTTTTCTTCTATAGACAGTTACTCCTCACTTCTATCTTCTCTGGTGtcatttgatttaaaaaagagaaacagtCAAGTCAGTAGGTTTATatgtgcaagcaaggcaaaggcTATTAATTAGAGAAAACATTGGGTAAAAGACACCAAAATTTGGTGTGCTCAGGACAGTAAGTTTAAGCTACTGAGATGTTCATCACCTGAAGAGAATCCAATCCTTTTCAGGTAAGTCACTTATGGAACAAACTTGATAAACACCCATCATTCACCAACCTCAAGAACATTTTGAAGCAATGtactgcagggtccagaagccccccaggggggcccggccagcaggaattagctggggaagcttctcagacgactgcactcctattttgctgagtgaaggcacaaccacacctgtaagaaatctgagagaggttaataataaagacccaaggcagcgtctcactgttcaagggtacctttattggctacagttccttcttatatagtgaaggagaagggggcagtacaaaggtgatgtcagtcatacttttggcgcgaaggcccatacaaggcaaggatatatttcaggtttcaaggaacaaagaaacttaggcattctctaaataaggaagtgggcagtgggtctaggggggctggatgaccttcaagttatgatgaacgtgctgtttccatggaaatttctagtgaccttccagctgcattcctaattgcttaactatcaggaggtggtgcgagatgtgcctgcctcagtgatcttgaacagacaatgtagcatacacttatagataatagcctagttcactctggaatgtggtcttaaggagtgaggcctagtttctgataacggtaccagacAGTGTTgttctcctccgggctagagttaattatatcttgcagctgcatgcctttctctttagctcaaaaatttcacagcaagactgcaaaatggcttttaggtgaaaagctgggctatggcagaaagaacagcaatatggcctcaaacaagtcagtccccaacatctccccctttctcttctaataaaagaaggaaagtcgtgagcgggtggtagaaccgtgtcttaggctacaaggtttgaccaggtcggacacggccaaagccgcatttaaaaggtggctacaaacgccgtgggtgtgcacagggatccgaattatgcgctgtagccttttcgggccgtgccctaactgggaccttgctaatcccgtcgtaggtgtctccacagccgagagcacaagtgccggagcgagctccgcttgttagctatgcgctctatctcctggaaacttagtggctggaaaggcggcttggtgactaaagccaagttttcacaggagccacgcggggttagatgctggtagttaacctgaatagaggtttttgcctgttcatctacctggttcttaataaaggcagtaattttgcggaaaatccatgggccaagagaaaagagcagcatgaggctaataagagggcccacaacggtggacaagattgtgtggaaccaaggagaagagaaaaaccaatcctggtaccagccttgttcttcatcgaaatgtttttcaaaatcttttataccatcgccaatatgttgaacgctatctctaactaaaccagttttgtctttaaaaatacaacattgttccttaagggctacacagactcccccctctttcataagggcaaaatctaaagcacgacgattttggagaacaacatcagcaagggaactaatagtatctgtgagaaattgcagactagttttgatttcattaatgtcttgttccactgcttgagtaagagtgcggaaattggattgagaggatacaagggagtagataccagtgccagcgccagtagcgccaacagcaaggagcactgcaagtgtaacggaggtgaagggctcacggcgtcgtcgagagagagagtgagaagaataggaatagggtgaggtgacaggagagggaaagatatgttctgagtgaatggtgatttttggaatgagaataacgagaacACAGTAGTCATgcgaaaggaggaaagaagaacgaatgataaaaggagtaagaccagaagcacaggcaaaataagtaccattgggagctaacagatagggttgtgaggaggaagaattgtagatgtcaatagtttcgttgcacacgtcaagtaattggctaggaagcagggagtcgttaggcttaatgcagaggccagagcctacgacttgaccgactgtaatgccatgttgaggttgtgtgttccaacggaggtcagaggggttggaggtagaagaaaggttgccaaacactgcaacaccttcatagaaaggaggttgaggagaaaagcaaagccaacatctttcataggcaggatctgtaagtgcaagagcagaagcattcataagattgagaataacctgtgaggacggagaaggacctgaaggcatagtgagctgtctgagagaaggagaggcagatggaagaggataaggaggagaaggcatgtgtgatggacctgaatgaggatgaagaaaggtgttaggaccaacggcgagggggtgagaattcggcaactgtttaagtaaacggagggaaaaaagaagtccagggtcggtacgcctaacgtaaagtctgagtccccattgtacgggttgagtccagtgatgctgacgtccagcagcagtaaattcgatgatgagggggttacaccaaccacgggtagagGAGGATGCATCGCAACTGGTAAGAGGACGAGTAAGTGGGGGGCGAGAGACGGTGATGAAGTCCCAAGAAGATGAAGGTTTCCAATAGGTAGTTCCAGAGGTCTCACAACCCCATGAAGCACAAAAGTACTGGTTATGATCGCCACATTTATAGTCGATGGAACGGGGGCGATGATGTCCTGGGCAAACATAGAAGGTGGAGAAGTGATATCGTAAGTAGTTACGACGAACAACAGAATTGCAACCAGCGGTAGGGGGGGCGTAGTAGTTATGGCTGTCAATAGCGCGGGGTTGAGGCAGACGAAAATCAGGGGTGCCCCAGTAAGAGCTGGcacccatggctagggcacaaaAATCGACGTGCAGAGCAGGCCAAGGAATGGAAGTGGAAAGGATGGAAGTTTGGTTAGCGACGTCGCCAGCCTCATTGATGATCTGCCAGGTGTAGTTGAAGACTCGGTAGCGATTGTTGTTCTGGGAGTGGCAGGCAGGCGGAAGCTggaacagcaacagcagcaggagGGCACGCATTTTGAACGGTGGTGGATGTAACAACGATGTTAGCGGCGAtaggttctggaagagaaggagggaagggattCTCAGGGCTGGGAGCCCTGGGCGCGTTATAATGTTTGACCAGCCGGTCTGGAAGCCAGCGGGTGTTGCCTGTGTCTATGTCatggacacaagcatggcctttgccccaGATGAGGACGGGGTGTGGCCCTTTCCAGAGTCCAGTGTGAACATCTTTCCAGAGGACTGACTGGAAATCAGAGGCAGTGTTGGGATGCCAATAGCGATCAGCCGCAGAGCGGTTCTGAAGATCGAGTGACAAAAAGTTAAGCACAAAGAGTGCATGGGCAAGCAGGAGACGGTGCTTGCCGTGGCGAGCATACAAGGTTTCACTTTCGCCAGAGAGCTTTATGagcatgttttttaaagtttgattagctctttctacaatgccttgaccctgggggttaTAGGCAATTCCCGTTTTGTGCTGTATGCCAAACTTAGCACAAAAGTCTCGAAATTTGTGGCTAGTATATCCAgggccattatcagttttaagaaCTTTAGGCACTGCGAGTGTGGAGAAGCAGTGCAGCATGTGAGCAATAACATCAGTAGAAGACTCCCCAGTATGCAGGGAGGCACAAATAAAGCCACTGAAGGTGTCAACAGTGACATGAATGAATTTAAGTTTACCAAATGCTGGATAGTgtgtaacatccatttgccaaagttcaccaGGCACAAGGCCGCGAGGATTGACTCCAACGTGAGgttcaggaagaagagaaagacaggatttacAAGAGCGAACAATTTCACGAGCTTGTTCACGAGTGATAGCGTATTTAAGACGTAAGGTTTGAGCATTGAGATGATGAAGTTTATGAGCAAGAGTGGCTTGCTGTAGAGTGTCATGAGTAGGGGATGGAGGGGTGGTGGAGAGAAAACAAAGATTTGAAGAGGAGGCACGGGTGGCTTCGTCTGCGAGGGCGTTGCCAAGCGTAAGGGGGCCAGGCAAACCCGAGTGTGCACGGATATGTGACACGTAAAAGGAATTGGTTCGTTGTAAAATGAGTTGTTGAATGTGGGAGAAGAGTGT
The sequence above is a segment of the Suncus etruscus isolate mSunEtr1 chromosome 8, mSunEtr1.pri.cur, whole genome shotgun sequence genome. Coding sequences within it:
- the LOC126015516 gene encoding olfactory receptor 2W3-like; this encodes MDGANGSTQGHFILLGFSDRPHLERILFVVILVAYLLTLVGNSTIILVSRLDPHLQTPMYFFLTHLSFLDLCFTTSSIPQLLYNLHGNDKTISYIGCAIQLFLFLGLGGVECLLLAVMAYDRFVAVCKPLHYMVIMNPRLCLGLVLVAWGLGAANSLAMSPVTLHLPRCGHWTVDHFLCEMPALIRISCVNTAAVEGTVFVLAVIIVLTPLIFILISYGCIVRAVLQLRSGSGLKKVFNTCGSHLTVVSLFYGNIIYMYMQPGNASSQDQGKFLTLFYNIVTPLLNPLIYTLRNKEVKGALRRLLLRDRETGKG